The sequence TCTCAATGCGACGATTGCTCTGCTTGGCCGCAACCGTGTCATTGAACGTTTGAAATCGCAGATCAAAGGAGCTTAACTCCTTATTTTCTCCTGTCGAACCCTCTTGTCAGTCTCTAATCTTTTCGCTAAGATAGAAGAATACTATTAATAGCTGTGATCAGGAAAAGTACGTGTATTAGACAATTGTCAGAGAGAATAACCACGAAAAGGTTTTCCTTTTCAGGCTGGGAGTTATTCATTTGTCTGCCGCGGAACATGCGCCTGTGAGCTGCACGGTTGAGCGTTCCTTCTAAGGTTCGTTAGGCCGCGCCGGGAACGTCGCCGTTAAAGATGCCAAGTGGGACAAGCATAATTTGTAGTTAGCAATAATTGCAGAGATAAGATGACTCGTCCAAGCAGAGTGGAACCGCGGTTAAACGTCTCTGCAGCTTTATGCTGCAGGGGCGTTTTTTGTTGAAATTTAGCAAAATATAACTTTCACGAGATCTTATTCTGTAGAATAGGATGATGGGCTGGAGACAATACCTTCTTTGCATTACCTGTAAACAGGAGGCAAAGAAGTCAAGAAGAGGGGAACCGCGATGTTCAAGCATATCAAATCAGACATTCGGGCAGTATTCGATAACGATCCCGCAGCCCGTAGCTGGTTCGAGGTTGTCTTCACTTATGCCGGGCTACATGCCATTTGGGGACATCGGATCGCCCACTCTTTTTTTAAACATCGCTGGTATACACTGGCTCGTATTGTTTCGCAGATCAGCAGATTCATGACTGGTGTTGAAATACATCCCGGAGCGGTCATCGGTAACAGACTATTTATTGATCATGGTATGGGGATCGTCATAGGTGAAACCTGTGAAATCGGTGATGATGTTATCATCTATCAAGGAGTTACACTCGGGGGAACCGGTAAGGAAAAAGGGAAACGCCATCCCACAGTTGGCAATAATGTTGTTATTGGCTCAGGTGCTAAGGTATTGGGATCGTTTCGGATTGGCGACAATTCTAATATAGGCTCAAATGCAGTTGTTCTGCGTGAAGTGCCTAATAATAGTACTGTTGTGGGTAACCCAGGCCGTGTCGTGAAACGCAATGGGGAGCGGGTATCAGACCGTCTGAATCATTCGCAGATGCCAGACCCACTTGTCGATTCACTCCGCTTTTTGCAGAAAGAGATCGAAGAGATTAGAGAGAAGCTGGGTACGGAAGACAAACAAAAGACGGAGCAGCGACGGATAGAGAGCCAGCAGTATATTGGTGATTATGAGATTTAAGCATACCGGGATTTCAGGAAATCTGGGTTAAGAGAAAGGATTGGGAACAGTATGGCCTTGCAAATATATAATACTATGACACGTAGTAAGGAACAGTTCGTACCTCTGGAGTCGGGCAAGGTAAAAATGTACGTATGTGGTCCGACTGTATACGGGTACATGCATATCGGGAATGCCAGACCTGTTATTGTTTTTGATATGATACGTACCTATTTGGAGCAGCTTGGTAATGAAGTGCGCTATATTACTAATTTCACAGATGTGGATGACAAATTGATCCGTAAAGCAGAAGAAATGAAGACTACAGTAGCAAAGGTGTCGGAAATATTTATTGATGCCTACCGCGAGGATATTGAAGGTCTTGGTGTAAAGCCGGCAACGATGAATCCACGGGTGACAGAAAGCATGGATCTCATCATCGAGTTCATTAAAGAGCTTGTGGATAAGGGTTTTGCTTACGAAAGTGGTGGGGATGTGTATTTCCACACTTCCAAATTTCCGGAGTATGGCAAGCTCTCTGGTCAGAATTTGGAGGAGCTGCAGTTCGGCATTCGTATTGACGTTGATTCGCGAAAAGAGAAGCCGGAGGATTTTGTACTTTGGAAAGCGGCCAAACCGGGCGAAATTCATTGGCACAGTCCTTGGGGAGAAGGGCGCCCAGGATGGCATATTGAGTGCTCCGCTATGGTTCGTGAGTTTCTGGGAGAAACTATCGATATTCATGGTGGTGGACAGGATCTGCAGTTCCCGCATCATGAATGCGAATGTGCACAGACAGAGGTACTGACCGGCAAGCCAATGTCGAACTATTGGATGCATAATGGATTTATCAACATCGGAGACGAAAAAATGTCGAAATCGCTCGGTAATGGCCTGTTGGTTAAAGATATCCGCCAGCGCTTTAAAGCGGGCACGATCCGGTATTTTATGCTCTCAACGCATTATCGCAACCCGCTGAACTTCACTCAAGATTCGTTGATCTCGGCTGAGAAAAGTGTAGAGCGTATCTCACTGGCTGAGAGTAATGTTAAGCACCGCCTTGAACTTGCGGAAGCGGGACCTCAAGGTGATGAAAGTCCGCAGATAAAAGAAAAGTTGTCGGCAATCATGGCTAATTTTCATGCCAAAATGCAAGATGACTTTAATACTCCTGATGCGATTACAGCCGTATTCGATTGGGTGAGTCTAACAAACCTGACACTTACGGATAATGCTGCAGCTCCTGGAGATCTTGCGGCACTGCTCGAAGCTTACGCTGAAATGAATGCGTTGCTTCGTTTGACTGATGAACAAGAGAAGGAAGTAGCAAGTGAAGAAATCGAACGGCTGATTGCGGAGAGAGTGGAAGCTCGTGCGAATAAGAATTGGAGCCGCTCCGATGAGATTCGTGATGAACTGAGCGGTATGGGCATATTGCTCGAGGATACTCCGCAAGGAATGCGGTGGCGGCGTAAATGAATGGGGATTCCAAAATAGACAGTCCGTGGTTTCCGTATGAACCCTCTAAGCCGATAAAGCTTCTTTCGCCTATTGTGCTTGCCTATGTGGGGGATGCTGTTTATGAAGTGGCTGTCCGCCAGTACATGGTGTCATTGCCGAATCTGCGCCCGAATCATTTGCATCGTTCGGCAACGGGGCTCGTATCCGCGAAAGCACAGAGTAAGATTCTTAGCTTTCTAGAGCCAATACTCACTGAAGAGGAAAAAGATATTGCCCGTCAGGGGCGTAATGCTAAATCGGGTTCGGTACCCAAAAATGCAGATGTGCTGGAATATCGTCATGCTACCGCATTTGAATGTCTGATAGGGTATCTATATTACACAGGGCAGCAGGCCAGGATGCAGGAGCTTGTGCATAACAGTATAGAGTTTATGATGAATCGGCCTTCATAAGGCTTTAAGAATATAGAACAGGAGGCATGAACATGGAAGAAGAAGATTTGCAGACAGAAGAGGAAATATTGGCCGGAAAGCATTCAGTGCTGGAAGCGCTTCGTGCCGGCCGGACCATTAATAAAATATGGATTGCTGAAACGGCGCAAAAACATTTAACAGCACCGATCGTGGCTGAAGCTCGTAAAGCGGGTATTGTCATCCAGCATGTAGACAAGCGTAAGCTTGATCAGCTAGCACCGGGAATTCAGCACCAAGGGGTTGTCGCACAGGCAGCACCTTACGCCTATGCCGAGGTAGACGATCTACTGGCAGCAGCGGAAGCTAAAGGAGAAATACCCTTTCTTATTTTGCTTGATGAGATAGAGGATCCACACAACCTGGGCTCCATCCTTCGGACTGCAGATTGTACCGGAGTGCATGGGGTAATCATACCTAAGCGCCGCTCTGCTCAGATTACCGCTGTCGTATCCAAAACCTCAGCTGGTGCAGTGGAATATGTTCCAGTGGCTAGAGTTACAAATTTGGGCCAGACGATTGACCGTCTAAAAGAGCTAGGTATTTGGGTCGTTGGAACAGACGTGGATACCGATCAAGATTTGTATCAATCGGATATTTTCACAGGACCGGTAGCTGTTGTAATTGGTAACGAGAATAAAGGAATGGGGCGCCTGATTCGGGAAAAATGCGATGTGTTGCTTAAACTTCCGATGCATGGGAAGATCAATTCGCTTAATGCCTCTGTAGCTGCCGGCGTTATAATGTATGAAGTGCTGCGCCGCCGGCGTCAGCAGGGATAGATATGACCGATGGGCGCGATCTGCTGCTAGTAGACGGATACAACATGATCGGTGGCTGGCCGGAACTCGCCGCGCTGTCATTGACCGGAATGCAGGCAGCTCGAGACCGGCTGTTGGATTTACTGGCGGATTATCAGGCTTATTCAGGACGGCGTGTAATTGCCGTTTTTGATGCATATCGTGTTCCAGGACTGGGGCGGTCGTTTGATCAAGGCAAGGTGCAGGTATTTTTCACCAAGGAAAAAGAAACAGCAGATGAGTGTATTGAAAGACTAGTACGAGAATTAACCCAGCGTCGTCGTCAAATATACGTGGCTACAAGTGACTCCACAGAGCAGCATGTTATTTTTGCACAAGGGGCGTTGAGAATTTCGGCTAGAGAATTGCGGTTGGAAGTTGAAGAGAATCAGAAACAAGTTAAAAAGGCCATTGAACCCGACAGTTTATCTTCACGCCACTCGTTAGAAGATAAACTGCCGCGTGATGTGCGTAACAAGTTGGAGGACTGGCGTCGGCAATGATTTAACAAAAACGTCTAAAGATTATCGGCAAATGCCATATTATGCTATTGATGATTTTTTTTGGACAAACTTCGGTTGACTGTGTAAGGTAACATAATATATACTGATCCTATATTTCGCAAGTAACGATGTGTCTAGCGTTGCAGCCGGGGGGATTCTTGGTGAGTGTCGACCTCAAGCAATTAATGCTGTCAGAGTATGATTTCCTAAGCGATGAAGATATTGTCGAGGTTTTCCGTGGTGGCGACAGTGGCGCATTGGAGTACTTGATTAACAAATACCGTAATTTTGTACGTGCTAAGGCTCGTTCTTATTTTCTGATTGGGGCGGATCGAGAAGATATTGTGCAGGAAGGTATGATTGGCCTATATAAGGCTATTCGTGATTTTAAAGGGGACAAGCTTTCCTCCTTCAAAGCATTTGCCGAACTGTGCATTACACGCCAGATCATTACTGCCATAAAGACAGCTACACGCCAGAAGCATATTCCACTCAATTCTTACGTTTCATTGGATAAGCCCATTTATGATGAAGATTCCGACCGGACACTTATGGATGTCATTTGTGGAACTCAGGTGCTTGACCCGGAAGAACTGATTATTAATCAGGAGGAATTCATTGGGCTTGAAGACAAGATGGCAGAGATCCTAAGTGATTTGGAACGCAAGGTTCTGATGCTGTATTTGGACGGACGATCCTATCAAGAGATTGCAGAAGACTTGAAGCGGCATGTGAAGTCGATCGATAATGCTCTTCAGCGAGTGAAGCGTAAATTGGAGAGATATCTGGAAGTGCGTGACAATTGATGATATAATGAACAGAAGAGACTCGGACAACGAGTCTTTTTTTAGTGGGTTTATGGTTCTGTAAATCACTTTTTAGTAGTTTGCGAAGACGTCAGGTTTATACACAGTCGGAATGTTCCATAATGATAAGTAAGACAGCGCAGTATGAGGAAGAGCAAGACACAAGCCAAGACAAGGGACACGGATATACTGAAATTCGGAATTACCTATTGCTGAGGCGAATTCTTTCGTTGACACAGACCTTGACACTATGCTAAAGTGTATTAGGTAGGCCTAAATTCACGGCTTTTTTAGTATTTAATATTGCGTCTTCTAATTTTACTGTTAGAAGGACGTCCTCGGGAGGTGCAGATCATGCGGGTAATTATCACTTTGGCTTGTACTAGTTGTAAACAAAGAAACTATGCTACAACCAAGAATAAACGAAATCACCCCGACCGCATGGAGATGAAGAAATTTTGCAAGTATTGTAACGAGCAAACTCCTCATCGCGAAACCAGATAGTCTTTGGAGGTGTAGTCGGCGTGAAACGTAGTTTCAAGTCCTTGTTTTCCTTTTTCACTGAGAGCTGGAGTGAACTCAAAAAAGTTCGCTGGCCTAGTCGGAAGGAATTGCGGAACTATACATTGATCGTTCTTGGTACAATTATAGTTATCGCTCTTTACTTCTGGGTTCTGGACATCGGTATTTCCGCTGTGATCGAAAGGATTATTTAGAGAGGTCCCAGGTGGCTTGGTATGGATATGGAAAAAAGATGGTATGTCGTTCATACCTATTCAGGGTATGAGAATAAGGTCAAAGCCAATTTGGAAAAGCGCGTTGAGTCCATGGGCATGGAAGACAAAATATTCCGCGTTCTTGTTCCTATGGAAGAAGAAATTGTAAACAAGGATGGCAAGAAAAAAACTGTCATGCGTAAAGTTTACCCGGGTTATGTTTTGGTGGAAATGGTTCAGACTGATGATTCCTGGTATGTTGTCCGTAATACACCGGGTGTTACTGGATTTGTTGGCTCAACAGGCTCGGGATCAAAGCCTACTGCTCTTCTTCCTGAAGAAGTAGAACAAATTCTGAAGCATATGGGTATGGTTGAACCTAAGACGAAGATTGATTTCGAAATTAAGGAATCAGTGCGTATTATGGTAGGTCCATTTGCGAATTTTGTAGGATCCGTCGAAGAAATTTTGGTGGACAAGAGTAAGATTAAGGTTCATGTTAACATGTTTGGACGGGAAACCCCGCTGGAGTTGGATTTCACTCAAGTGGAAAAGATATAACAAATGCAAGGGTTTCTTGTGGGAGAGCGCTAATGGCGTTCGAAGACCACTATTGATGCAAGGAGGTGTCACTCATGGCTAAAAAAGTTATTAAAATGGTGAAATTGCAGATTTCTGCAGGGAAAGCGAATCCAGCGCCTCCAGTAGGTCCGGCGTTAGGTCAAGCAGGTGTCAACATTATGGCATTCTGTAAGGAATTTAATGCTCGTACTGCCGACCAGGCTGGTCTGATCATTCCGGTTGAAATTACAGTATTTGAAGACCGTTCCTTTACATTCATCACCAAAACTCCACCGGCTGCTGTTCTGCTTCGCATTGCTGCTAAAGTAGAAAAGGGATCCGGAGAACCAAACAAGAAGAAAATAGCAAAGCTCGGCCGCGCAGCGGTTCGTGAAATTGCTGAACAAAAAATGCCCGATCTAAACGCTGCTTCTATCGAAGCTGCTATGCGTATGGTTGAAGGTACTGCTCGCAGTATGGGTATCACAATCGAAGATTAATACTTTTCGATGAATCGGTTATTTATGACCGTAATATGTGGGAGGAATTTCCGCTAACACCACAAAGGAGGAACATTTCATGGCTAAACATGGTAAGAAATACCAAGATGCTGCTAAACTGATTAACAGTGAAGCAACTTATGAGCCTTCAGAAGCTGTAGAGCTTGTGAAAAAGGCAGCAACTGCAAAATTCGACGAAACCGTTGAAGCAGCAGTTCGTTTGGGTGTAGACCCACGTAAACAAGACCAAGCAGTTCGCGGTGTAGTTGTCCTGCCACACGGCACAGGCAAAACGCAACGTGTGCTTGTATTTGCAAAAGGTGAAAAAGCGAAAGAGGCTGAAGCTGCTGGAGCGGATTTTGTCGGTGATGCTGACATGATTAATAAAATCCAACAAGGCTGGTTCGATTTCGACGTCTGCGTAGCTACACCTGATATGATGAGTGAAGTCGGTAAACTGGGTCGTCTGCTTGGTGGTAAAGGTCTTATGCCTAACCCTAAAGCTGGCACAGTTACATTTGATGTTACCAAGGCTGTGAATGAAATCAAAGCCGGTAAAATCGAATATCGTCTTGACAAAGCAGGTCAAATTCATGCGCCAATCGGCAAAGTGTCTTTTGATGCTGTCAAATTGAACGAAAACCTTAAATCTCTTATCGACGCTCTTAACCGTGCGAAACCGGCTGCTGCTAAAGGTATCTACCTTAAAGGCATCTCGATTTCCTCAACTATGGGACCGAGCGCACGTGTGAACACAACCGTATTCAAATAATTAGGGATTGACTCGATGAGTCATCTTTGATACTCTGTAACAGTTGTGATCTTAAGGTTCTAATTCTCGAACTTGAATATGCTTACCGTAGACAGTAGGTGCCGTAGGGCTTAATTTCCTACCGAGGTGTTATGATAGAAACAAGAAGTGCCGGGCCTTGCCTGTGTAACTAACGTTTTATCAAGCCTTCGTGATTCTGCGGAGGCTTTTCTAATGCCTGCGTAGGAACGGTGTGGAATCCTCGGAGAGATCACCGTCACATAAAATTAGGAGGTGTATACATTGGCAAATACAAAACTAATCCAAGCTAAACAGGATGCAGTTGATGTCGTTACCGGCAAATTGCAAAACAGTATTTCTACTGTTGTTGCAGATTACCGCGGATTGAACGTTGCCCAAGTGACCGAACTGCGCAAGCAGCTTCGTGAAGCTGGTGTTGATTTTCAAGTCTTGAAGAACACATTGCTTCGTCGTGCAACTGCTGCGGCTGAATTGACTGAGTTGGACTCTGTTCTAACAGGTCCTACAGCGATCGCATTCAGTGCAACTGATGCAGTGGTAGCAGCTAAAATTTTGAATGATTTCGCCAAAAAGAACGACGCTTTGAAATTAAAAGGCGGCGTTGTAGAAGGTCGTGTCATTGACGCGGATCAGTTGAAAGCATTGGCTGAGCTTCCATCCCGCGATGGATTGCTGTCCATGTTGCTTAGCGTGCTTCAAGCTCCAATGCGCAACTTTGCGCTTGTTGTTAAAGCAATTGCTGAAAAAGAAGAACAAAGCGCGTAAGCCTTTGATTTTCGCGATGTAATGAATAACACAAAAACAATTTAAATATAAAATGGAGGTTCAATCATGAGCAAAGAAACAATTTTGGAAGAAATTAAAGGCATGAGCGTATTGGAACTGAACGACCTGGTTAAAGCAATCGAAGAAGAATTTGGCGTAACTGCAGCAGCTCCAGTAGCAGCTGGCGGCGCAGTAGCAGCAGTAGAAGAAGAACAAACTGAATTTGATGTAATTTTGACAGGCGCTGGCGCTTCCAAAATCAACGTTATCAAAATCGTTCGCGAAATCACAGGTCTTGGCTTGAAAGAAGCTAAAGATGTAGTAGATAACGCACCAAAAGCAATCAAGGAAAAAGTGAGCAAAGAAGAAGCTGACGCTACTAAAGAAAAATTAGAAGCAGCAGGCGCAGCAGTAGAAGTGAAGTAATTCCCTTCTATTTCAACAAACCCCTTGAACTTGTTCAAGGGGTTTGTTTTATAGAGTCAACGCATGAAAATATTTAACTGACAAAGACGGTCTAGCTATTTGTAGATTCTTCTATCGAGTAGTATGACTTATGAAAGGGAGAATAGGGATGTCGCAGCATTATTACTCGCAGCAGCCGGATGCTCGTCATGACAGACGTACTATCAGCGCAGTTCTAAGAGGAAAGGATCTTCGCTTTACGAGCGATGCTGGTGTTTTCTCTAAGGGGGACATCGACTACGGAAGTCGAGTTCTGATTGAAGCTATGATCATTCCAGAGGGTTCAGCAGTGCTAGATGTGGGTTGCGGTTACGGACCGATTGGAATTAGCGCAGCTCTTCTAGCTCCCAAAGGACATGTTACGATGCTTGATATCAATAGCCGTGCGGTAGAACTGGCTCGTGAAAATGCTCTGCATAACGGAATCCGGAATGTTACAGTAATGGAAAGCGATGTGCTCAGTGCATTGGAAGGGCAGCAATTTGATGTGATCCTTACCAATCCTCCGATTCGTGCAGGTAAAGCTATTGTACATCAGATTTTTGAAGAGGCTTATGAACATTTAAAAGAGGGTGGAACGCTGTGGGTTGTTATTCAGAAGAAGCAAGGTGCTCCCTCTACTGCAGCTAAATTGGAAAGCTTGTTCCCGATAGTGGAAGAAGTGGGGAAAGACAAAGGCTATCGTATAATGAGAGCGAAAAAATAAAATCAATTAATCATTGACATGCGATATTGATAGTGGTATTATTATAAAATGTCAGTATTAAGATAGGCTCCATGTCTTTAGTTTGCTGAAATGTCAAGTGATATATTGTCGCTCGGTACGCGCATGCCGTACGGCAAGTTTTTGCGAATTTGGTTCCTAATACTCTGTCGCGACAAAGTTCGCCGGAGTAATAGTCATAGCGCATAAACTATTGCTTGCTGACGTATAATATGTACGTTTTGGGCAAATCTATTGGATAAGGAGTATTTTGGCCGTGGATAAGTGCGCTCTTTTTTCGGAAAATTTCGATCAAGGGCTTTTCTTTATTTATGGCTGAATCCTTGCGGTATGGTTCCATTATACGGGTCCAAACAAGGGTTCGCAATCAAATTTTTAAGTGAGTAGACATGAGGGGTGAGTAAAGTTGGCAGGACATCTTGTTCAGTATGGTCGACGCACTCGGCGAAGCTATGCGAGAATTAACGAGGTACTCGAGGTCCCGAACCTGATCGAGATCCAACAAAAATCTTATGACTGGTTTTTGGAGGAAGGATTGCGGGAAATGTTTCAGGACATCTCGCCGATCCAGGATTTCACAGGTAATTTGGTACTAGAGTTCATTGACTACAGCCTGGGTGAACCGAAATATACGGTTGACGACGCTAAAGAGCGGGACGTAACGTATGCGGCTCCTCTGCGTGTGAAGGTGCGGCTCATCAATAAAGAGACCGGTGAGGTCAAAGAGCAGGAAGTGTTCATGGGAGATTTCCCTCTGATGACGGAAACCGGCACTTTTATTATCAATGGTGCAGAACGGGTTATTGTCAGCCAGTTGGTTCGCTCTCCAAGCGTCTATTTCAGCACAAAAGTGGATAAGAACGGCAAAAAAACCTACACCGCCACAGTAATTCCAAATCGCGGAGCATGGTTGGAACTTGAGACTGACGCTAAGGACATCATGTATGTTCGTATCGACCGGACTCGTAAGATCCCAGTTACCGTACTTCTGCGTGCTCTCGGTTTCGGTAGTGATGCCGAAATTCTGGAATTGCTTGGCAATGATGAATATATTCGCAATACGCTGGATAAAGACAACACGGACTCTACGGAGAAGGCGCTTATTGAAATTTACGAGCGTCTGAGACCAGGCGAACCGCCGACACTAGACAATGCTAAAAGTTTGCTAGTCGCGCGCTTCTTTGATCCAAAACGTTACGATCTGGCTAACGTAGGTCGTTACAAAATCAACAAAAAGCTTCATATTAAGAATCGTCTGTTTAATCAACGTCTTGCCCAACCATTGATTGATGACTCTACAGGAGAAATTCTGGCAGAATCTGGCCAAATGGTTGACCGTCGTTTGCTTGATGAGTTGATTCCTTATTTCGAAAAGAATGTGGCTTTTAAAAGTTACCGTGTCAACGCTGGTGTTTTGGATAGCGACGATATTCCGCTGCAAGCAATTGATGTATTCTCACCAATTGAAGAAGGCCGGATTATTAAGCTGATTGCCAATGGCAATATCGATAAGTCAGTGAAACATATTACCCAGGCTGATATTATATCCTCAATCAGCTACTTTATTAATTTGCTGCACGGTATTGGCAACACGGATGATATCGATCACTTGGGTAACCGTCGTCTGCGTTCTGTAGGTGAACTTCTGCAGAATCAGTTCCGTATTGGTTTATCCCGTATGGAACGCGTTGTTCGTGAAAGAATGTCTATTCAGGATGCCAATGCGATTACACCGCAGGCGCTGATCAACATTCGTCCCGTTATTGCATCCATTAAAGAGTTCTTCGGTAGCTCACAGCTGTCCCAGTT comes from Paenibacillus sp. 19GGS1-52 and encodes:
- the sigH gene encoding RNA polymerase sporulation sigma factor SigH, giving the protein MSVDLKQLMLSEYDFLSDEDIVEVFRGGDSGALEYLINKYRNFVRAKARSYFLIGADREDIVQEGMIGLYKAIRDFKGDKLSSFKAFAELCITRQIITAIKTATRQKHIPLNSYVSLDKPIYDEDSDRTLMDVICGTQVLDPEELIINQEEFIGLEDKMAEILSDLERKVLMLYLDGRSYQEIAEDLKRHVKSIDNALQRVKRKLERYLEVRDN
- the cysS gene encoding cysteine--tRNA ligase, which gives rise to MALQIYNTMTRSKEQFVPLESGKVKMYVCGPTVYGYMHIGNARPVIVFDMIRTYLEQLGNEVRYITNFTDVDDKLIRKAEEMKTTVAKVSEIFIDAYREDIEGLGVKPATMNPRVTESMDLIIEFIKELVDKGFAYESGGDVYFHTSKFPEYGKLSGQNLEELQFGIRIDVDSRKEKPEDFVLWKAAKPGEIHWHSPWGEGRPGWHIECSAMVREFLGETIDIHGGGQDLQFPHHECECAQTEVLTGKPMSNYWMHNGFINIGDEKMSKSLGNGLLVKDIRQRFKAGTIRYFMLSTHYRNPLNFTQDSLISAEKSVERISLAESNVKHRLELAEAGPQGDESPQIKEKLSAIMANFHAKMQDDFNTPDAITAVFDWVSLTNLTLTDNAAAPGDLAALLEAYAEMNALLRLTDEQEKEVASEEIERLIAERVEARANKNWSRSDEIRDELSGMGILLEDTPQGMRWRRK
- the rplK gene encoding 50S ribosomal protein L11; the encoded protein is MAKKVIKMVKLQISAGKANPAPPVGPALGQAGVNIMAFCKEFNARTADQAGLIIPVEITVFEDRSFTFITKTPPAAVLLRIAAKVEKGSGEPNKKKIAKLGRAAVREIAEQKMPDLNAASIEAAMRMVEGTARSMGITIED
- a CDS encoding Mini-ribonuclease 3 codes for the protein MNGDSKIDSPWFPYEPSKPIKLLSPIVLAYVGDAVYEVAVRQYMVSLPNLRPNHLHRSATGLVSAKAQSKILSFLEPILTEEEKDIARQGRNAKSGSVPKNADVLEYRHATAFECLIGYLYYTGQQARMQELVHNSIEFMMNRPS
- the rplJ gene encoding 50S ribosomal protein L10, whose amino-acid sequence is MANTKLIQAKQDAVDVVTGKLQNSISTVVADYRGLNVAQVTELRKQLREAGVDFQVLKNTLLRRATAAAELTELDSVLTGPTAIAFSATDAVVAAKILNDFAKKNDALKLKGGVVEGRVIDADQLKALAELPSRDGLLSMLLSVLQAPMRNFALVVKAIAEKEEQSA
- the rlmB gene encoding 23S rRNA (guanosine(2251)-2'-O)-methyltransferase RlmB, producing the protein MEEEDLQTEEEILAGKHSVLEALRAGRTINKIWIAETAQKHLTAPIVAEARKAGIVIQHVDKRKLDQLAPGIQHQGVVAQAAPYAYAEVDDLLAAAEAKGEIPFLILLDEIEDPHNLGSILRTADCTGVHGVIIPKRRSAQITAVVSKTSAGAVEYVPVARVTNLGQTIDRLKELGIWVVGTDVDTDQDLYQSDIFTGPVAVVIGNENKGMGRLIREKCDVLLKLPMHGKINSLNASVAAGVIMYEVLRRRRQQG
- a CDS encoding class I SAM-dependent methyltransferase, coding for MSQHYYSQQPDARHDRRTISAVLRGKDLRFTSDAGVFSKGDIDYGSRVLIEAMIIPEGSAVLDVGCGYGPIGISAALLAPKGHVTMLDINSRAVELARENALHNGIRNVTVMESDVLSALEGQQFDVILTNPPIRAGKAIVHQIFEEAYEHLKEGGTLWVVIQKKQGAPSTAAKLESLFPIVEEVGKDKGYRIMRAKK
- the secE gene encoding preprotein translocase subunit SecE is translated as MKRSFKSLFSFFTESWSELKKVRWPSRKELRNYTLIVLGTIIVIALYFWVLDIGISAVIERII
- the cysE gene encoding serine O-acetyltransferase, whose protein sequence is MFKHIKSDIRAVFDNDPAARSWFEVVFTYAGLHAIWGHRIAHSFFKHRWYTLARIVSQISRFMTGVEIHPGAVIGNRLFIDHGMGIVIGETCEIGDDVIIYQGVTLGGTGKEKGKRHPTVGNNVVIGSGAKVLGSFRIGDNSNIGSNAVVLREVPNNSTVVGNPGRVVKRNGERVSDRLNHSQMPDPLVDSLRFLQKEIEEIREKLGTEDKQKTEQRRIESQQYIGDYEI
- the rpmG gene encoding 50S ribosomal protein L33 — encoded protein: MRVIITLACTSCKQRNYATTKNKRNHPDRMEMKKFCKYCNEQTPHRETR
- a CDS encoding NYN domain-containing protein, coding for MTDGRDLLLVDGYNMIGGWPELAALSLTGMQAARDRLLDLLADYQAYSGRRVIAVFDAYRVPGLGRSFDQGKVQVFFTKEKETADECIERLVRELTQRRRQIYVATSDSTEQHVIFAQGALRISARELRLEVEENQKQVKKAIEPDSLSSRHSLEDKLPRDVRNKLEDWRRQ
- the rplL gene encoding 50S ribosomal protein L7/L12, with product MSKETILEEIKGMSVLELNDLVKAIEEEFGVTAAAPVAAGGAVAAVEEEQTEFDVILTGAGASKINVIKIVREITGLGLKEAKDVVDNAPKAIKEKVSKEEADATKEKLEAAGAAVEVK
- the nusG gene encoding transcription termination/antitermination protein NusG, whose amino-acid sequence is MEKRWYVVHTYSGYENKVKANLEKRVESMGMEDKIFRVLVPMEEEIVNKDGKKKTVMRKVYPGYVLVEMVQTDDSWYVVRNTPGVTGFVGSTGSGSKPTALLPEEVEQILKHMGMVEPKTKIDFEIKESVRIMVGPFANFVGSVEEILVDKSKIKVHVNMFGRETPLELDFTQVEKI
- the rplA gene encoding 50S ribosomal protein L1, with the protein product MAKHGKKYQDAAKLINSEATYEPSEAVELVKKAATAKFDETVEAAVRLGVDPRKQDQAVRGVVVLPHGTGKTQRVLVFAKGEKAKEAEAAGADFVGDADMINKIQQGWFDFDVCVATPDMMSEVGKLGRLLGGKGLMPNPKAGTVTFDVTKAVNEIKAGKIEYRLDKAGQIHAPIGKVSFDAVKLNENLKSLIDALNRAKPAAAKGIYLKGISISSTMGPSARVNTTVFK